In Nonomuraea sp. NBC_00507, the following are encoded in one genomic region:
- a CDS encoding adenosylhomocysteinase, translated as MDVSESGERQISWAARSMPVLTAIGERFALSRPLDGLRIAACLHVTAETAVLMGALKAGGAQIELAASNPLSTQDDVAEALRTYGIGVHARAGVDRATYYRHIHQALDLEPDLVLDDGCDLVNILHTERTDLLERVSGGCEETTTGIIRLRQMAAEGALRFPVVAVNDTRTKRMFDNRYGTGQSTLDGIMRATNTMLAGRTVVVAGFGYCGRGVAERAKGFGARVIVTEIDAVKALDATLQGYEVRPMAQAAMLGDLFVTVTGNRDVIRGEHLSVMKDGSILANAGHFDVEIDVRALDELAQEVHRGVRPNTDEYVMPDGRRLLLLAEGRLVNLTAAEGHPAAVMDMSFSAQALAVEWLVGARAELAPGVYDVPGEIDHEVARLKLAATGIGIDTLTPEQEDYLHSWRAGS; from the coding sequence ATGGACGTCAGTGAAAGCGGTGAGCGGCAGATCTCGTGGGCTGCTCGTTCGATGCCGGTGTTGACCGCGATCGGTGAGCGATTCGCGCTCTCACGGCCGCTTGACGGGCTGCGGATCGCGGCGTGCCTGCACGTCACCGCTGAGACGGCGGTGCTCATGGGGGCCTTGAAGGCGGGCGGTGCGCAGATCGAGCTGGCCGCTTCCAATCCGCTCTCCACGCAGGACGATGTTGCCGAGGCTCTGCGGACCTATGGCATCGGCGTGCACGCGCGGGCTGGAGTGGACCGGGCCACCTACTACCGGCATATTCACCAGGCGCTTGATCTTGAGCCCGACCTCGTACTCGATGATGGGTGTGATCTTGTCAACATCCTGCACACCGAGCGGACTGATCTGCTCGAGCGGGTGAGCGGCGGGTGTGAGGAGACCACAACCGGGATCATTCGGTTGCGGCAGATGGCGGCCGAGGGGGCGCTGCGGTTTCCTGTGGTGGCGGTCAACGACACGCGGACCAAGCGCATGTTCGACAACCGGTATGGCACCGGGCAGTCGACGCTTGACGGGATCATGCGGGCGACCAACACCATGCTCGCTGGGCGGACCGTGGTCGTGGCGGGGTTCGGCTACTGCGGGCGTGGGGTGGCCGAGCGGGCCAAGGGGTTCGGGGCGCGGGTGATCGTGACCGAGATCGACGCGGTCAAGGCGCTCGACGCCACCCTGCAGGGCTACGAGGTGCGGCCGATGGCGCAGGCCGCGATGCTCGGCGATCTGTTCGTGACCGTGACCGGCAACCGGGACGTGATCAGAGGCGAGCACCTGTCGGTCATGAAGGATGGGTCGATCCTGGCCAACGCGGGGCACTTCGATGTGGAGATCGACGTGCGCGCGCTGGACGAGCTGGCCCAGGAGGTGCACCGGGGGGTGCGCCCCAACACCGACGAGTACGTGATGCCCGACGGCCGGCGGCTGCTGCTGCTGGCCGAGGGGCGGCTGGTCAACCTCACCGCCGCGGAGGGGCATCCGGCGGCCGTCATGGACATGTCGTTCTCCGCGCAGGCCCTCGCCGTGGAGTGGCTGGTGGGCGCGCGGGCGGAGTTGGCGCCTGGCGTCTACGACGTGCCGGGCGAGATCGACCATGAGGTCGCCAGGCTCAAGCTGGCCGCTACCGGCATCGGCATCGACACGCTCACCCCCGAGCAGGAGGACTACCTGCATTCGTGGCGGGCGGGCTCCTGA
- the ahcY gene encoding adenosylhomocysteinase — MDFKVADLSLAEFGRKEIRLAEHEMPGLMSVRKEYAASQPLRGAKIMGSLHMTIQTAVLIETLVALGAEVRWVSCNIFSTQDHAAAAVVVGPNGTVDNPQGVPVFAWKGETLEEYWWCTEQALTWPNGDAPNMILDDGGDATLLVHKGAEYEKAGAVPPATADDPEEWHVIIDLLTRTVGSDKRWTRIAESIKGVTEETTTGVHRLYEMHKNGQLLFPAINVNDSVTKSKFDNKYGCRHSVIDGLNRATDVLIGGKVAVVCGYGDVGKGCADALRGQGARVIVTEIDPICALQAAMDGFQVTTLDEVVGIADIFVTATGNFNIITAEHMAKMKHQAIVSNIGHFDNEIDMAGLAKLPGIVRNNIKPQVDEWVFADGHSIIVLAEGRLMNLGCATGHPSFVMSNSFTNQVIAQIELFTKTSEYPIGVYTLPKHLDEKVARLHLDALGVKLTELTKEQASYIGVHVEGPYKSDHYRY; from the coding sequence ATGGACTTCAAGGTCGCCGACCTTTCACTTGCCGAGTTCGGCCGCAAGGAGATCCGGCTCGCCGAGCACGAGATGCCCGGCCTCATGTCGGTCCGCAAGGAATACGCGGCCTCCCAGCCCCTTCGCGGTGCGAAGATCATGGGCTCCCTGCACATGACGATCCAGACGGCCGTCCTCATCGAGACACTGGTGGCGCTGGGCGCCGAGGTCCGCTGGGTCAGCTGCAACATCTTCTCCACGCAGGACCACGCCGCCGCCGCGGTGGTCGTCGGACCCAACGGCACCGTGGACAACCCGCAGGGTGTGCCGGTGTTCGCCTGGAAGGGCGAGACGCTGGAGGAATACTGGTGGTGCACCGAGCAGGCGCTCACCTGGCCCAACGGTGACGCCCCCAACATGATCCTGGACGACGGCGGCGACGCCACGCTCCTCGTTCACAAGGGCGCCGAATACGAGAAGGCCGGCGCCGTGCCGCCCGCCACCGCCGACGACCCGGAGGAGTGGCACGTCATCATCGACCTGCTCACCCGCACGGTCGGTTCGGACAAGAGGTGGACGCGGATCGCCGAGAGCATCAAGGGCGTCACCGAGGAGACCACGACCGGCGTGCACCGGCTCTACGAGATGCACAAGAACGGCCAGCTGCTGTTCCCGGCGATCAACGTCAACGACTCGGTCACCAAGTCCAAGTTCGACAACAAGTACGGCTGCCGCCACTCCGTCATCGACGGCCTGAACCGGGCGACCGACGTGCTGATCGGCGGCAAGGTGGCCGTGGTCTGCGGCTACGGCGACGTCGGCAAGGGCTGCGCCGACGCGCTGCGCGGCCAGGGCGCCCGGGTCATCGTCACCGAGATCGACCCCATCTGCGCGCTCCAGGCGGCCATGGACGGTTTCCAGGTGACGACGCTGGACGAGGTCGTCGGCATCGCCGACATCTTCGTCACCGCCACCGGCAACTTCAACATCATCACCGCCGAGCACATGGCGAAGATGAAGCACCAGGCGATCGTGTCCAACATCGGCCACTTCGACAACGAGATCGACATGGCGGGCCTCGCCAAGCTGCCGGGCATCGTCAGGAACAACATCAAGCCCCAGGTCGACGAGTGGGTCTTCGCCGACGGGCACTCGATCATCGTGCTCGCCGAGGGGCGGCTCATGAACCTGGGCTGCGCGACCGGGCACCCGAGCTTCGTCATGTCCAACTCGTTCACCAACCAGGTGATCGCGCAGATCGAGCTGTTCACGAAGACCTCCGAATACCCGATCGGGGTCTACACGCTGCCGAAGCACCTGGATGAGAAGGTCGCCCGCCTGCACCTTGACGCCCTCGGCGTCAAGCTCACCGAGCTCACGAAGGAGCAGGCCTCCTACATCGGCGTCCACGTCGAGGGCCCCTACAAGTCCGACCACTACCGGTACTGA
- a CDS encoding MerR family transcriptional regulator, which produces MRITEAAKRLGMSPRMLRYRESLGLLPPVREQGAHRRFGPDELAAVAQGVELEKRFDVSPAELAFALRVLSEPTVAAAVRDLGVRIGRIQVPRRALDFEKEKALRLLRR; this is translated from the coding sequence ATGCGCATCACGGAAGCAGCCAAGCGGCTCGGCATGTCCCCACGAATGCTTCGATACCGGGAGTCTCTCGGGCTGCTGCCGCCGGTGCGGGAGCAGGGGGCGCACCGGCGGTTCGGCCCCGATGAGCTGGCCGCCGTGGCTCAGGGGGTAGAGCTGGAGAAGCGGTTCGACGTGTCGCCGGCCGAGCTGGCGTTCGCGCTGCGGGTGCTGAGCGAGCCGACGGTGGCGGCCGCCGTACGCGACCTGGGGGTGCGGATCGGCCGCATCCAGGTGCCCCGCAGGGCCCTCGACTTCGAGAAGGAGAAGGCCCTGCGGCTCCTCAGGCGGTGA
- a CDS encoding cation diffusion facilitator family transporter gives MSASGGTKAIVAALAANLAIAVGKFVAAAFTGSSSMLAEGIHSVADSGNQVLLLVGGKRAQRASTREHPFGYGRERYFYAFVVAVVLFTIGAAFSLYEGVHKIQDPHKVDSPIWAFGVLIFAIIAETFSFRTAIQESNAVRGKQSWWAFIRRSKAPELPVILLEDLGALFGLIFALFGVTMAVVTGNGVWDGVGTLMIGVLLAVIAVVLAIETKSLLVGEGASLEMEDQIRQALESAPEVERIIHMRTLHLGPEELLVGAKIAVSHDETASEVARGIDEAERRIREAVPIARVIYLEPDLDRERATAAETTS, from the coding sequence GTGAGCGCGAGCGGCGGAACTAAAGCGATCGTGGCGGCATTGGCCGCCAACTTGGCCATCGCCGTGGGGAAGTTTGTGGCCGCGGCCTTCACCGGTTCCTCGTCGATGCTGGCCGAGGGCATTCACTCCGTGGCCGACTCGGGCAACCAGGTGCTGCTGCTGGTTGGTGGCAAGCGGGCGCAGCGGGCCAGCACCAGGGAGCACCCGTTCGGCTACGGGCGCGAGCGCTACTTCTACGCCTTCGTGGTGGCCGTCGTGCTGTTCACGATCGGCGCCGCGTTCTCGCTCTACGAGGGCGTGCACAAGATCCAGGATCCGCACAAGGTGGATTCGCCGATCTGGGCGTTCGGAGTGCTGATCTTCGCGATCATCGCGGAGACGTTCTCGTTCCGTACGGCGATCCAGGAGTCCAACGCCGTGCGCGGCAAGCAGTCGTGGTGGGCGTTCATCCGCCGCTCCAAGGCGCCGGAGCTGCCCGTCATCCTGCTGGAGGACCTGGGCGCGCTGTTCGGCCTGATCTTCGCGCTGTTCGGCGTGACGATGGCGGTCGTCACGGGTAACGGCGTCTGGGACGGCGTCGGCACCCTGATGATCGGCGTGCTGCTCGCGGTCATCGCGGTCGTGCTGGCCATCGAGACCAAGTCGCTGCTGGTCGGTGAGGGCGCCTCGCTGGAGATGGAGGATCAGATCCGCCAGGCGCTGGAGAGCGCGCCGGAGGTGGAAAGGATCATCCACATGCGGACGCTGCACCTCGGGCCGGAGGAGCTCCTCGTGGGCGCCAAGATCGCCGTGTCGCACGACGAGACGGCCTCGGAGGTGGCGCGCGGCATCGACGAGGCCGAGCGCCGCATCCGCGAGGCGGTGCCGATCGCCCGGGTCATCTACCTGGAGCCGGACCTGGACCGCGAGCGCGCCACGGCCGCCGAGACGACCTCATGA
- a CDS encoding SIS domain-containing protein: MTWEPGRLDDQAHLSEGDPGGMLPAVASSAAHIRTGHRAAVEARLDRLAAHGRPRAIVVAGMGGSGIAGDILAAVAGNGVPLPIVTLRSYQLPGWVGATDLVIAVSGSGDTEETLSVATQAVRRGSTLLGVGPSGSPLEAIAVQGSAVYVAVPVDGQSRANVWLLTIPLIVAAAELRLVPAEADLFERVAKALEDMAHRCRPSSESFINPGKSLAMDLAESVPMIWGSSPVAAVAAYRLACQLNTNAKYPAVYGELPEAGHNQVAALDGPMAEHDIFADTAGLTLRLVVMRDVEEHPQVARRREAVLRLARDRDVRVTELTAEGVHPLERIASLIALGDYASTYLALGYGVDPTPVSAITELKARISQ, encoded by the coding sequence GTGACCTGGGAGCCCGGCCGGCTCGACGACCAGGCTCACCTCAGTGAAGGCGACCCTGGCGGGATGTTGCCCGCGGTCGCCTCATCCGCGGCTCACATACGCACCGGCCACCGTGCGGCCGTCGAGGCCCGCCTCGACCGGTTGGCCGCCCACGGGCGGCCGCGCGCCATCGTGGTCGCGGGCATGGGCGGCTCCGGCATCGCGGGCGACATCCTGGCGGCGGTGGCCGGCAACGGCGTGCCGCTGCCCATCGTGACCTTGCGTTCCTATCAGCTCCCCGGCTGGGTCGGCGCCACCGACCTGGTCATCGCCGTCTCCGGCTCGGGCGACACCGAGGAGACGCTGTCCGTCGCCACCCAGGCCGTGCGCCGCGGCTCTACGCTGCTCGGCGTCGGACCCTCGGGTTCCCCGTTGGAGGCCATCGCCGTGCAGGGATCGGCCGTCTACGTGGCGGTCCCGGTCGACGGGCAGTCCAGGGCGAACGTCTGGCTCCTGACCATTCCCCTGATCGTGGCCGCCGCCGAGCTGCGGCTCGTGCCGGCGGAGGCGGACCTGTTCGAGCGGGTGGCCAAGGCCCTGGAGGACATGGCGCACCGGTGCCGGCCGTCCAGCGAGTCGTTCATCAACCCCGGCAAGTCGCTCGCCATGGACCTGGCCGAGAGCGTCCCGATGATCTGGGGGTCGTCGCCGGTGGCGGCCGTGGCCGCGTACCGGCTGGCCTGCCAGCTCAACACGAACGCGAAATATCCCGCTGTTTACGGAGAACTGCCCGAGGCCGGCCACAACCAGGTGGCCGCCCTCGACGGGCCGATGGCCGAGCACGACATCTTCGCCGACACCGCCGGACTCACGCTCCGGCTCGTGGTCATGCGTGACGTCGAAGAGCACCCCCAGGTGGCGCGGCGGCGCGAGGCGGTGCTGCGGCTGGCGCGCGACCGCGACGTCAGGGTCACCGAGCTCACGGCCGAGGGGGTGCATCCGCTGGAGCGGATCGCCTCGCTGATCGCCCTGGGCGACTACGCCAGCACGTACCTGGCGCTGGGATATGGAGTGGATCCGACCCCTGTGTCAGCGATCACTGAGCTGAAGGCCAGAATTTCGCAATAG
- a CDS encoding Trm112 family protein: MKIDDWLLEILACPACKAPLRADSEAEELACTGCGLIYPVRDDIPVLLVDEARKP, from the coding sequence GTGAAGATCGACGACTGGCTGCTGGAGATCCTGGCCTGTCCGGCGTGCAAGGCGCCCCTGCGTGCCGACAGCGAGGCCGAGGAGCTGGCCTGCACGGGCTGCGGCCTGATCTATCCGGTCCGGGATGACATCCCCGTCCTGCTCGTCGACGAGGCCAGGAAACCGTGA
- a CDS encoding inositol monophosphatase family protein, protein MVARGRYGAFLNQTSKIWDNVAPQIIVEEAGAVGRRSTGRRSTIPAP, encoded by the coding sequence ATGGTGGCGAGAGGGCGCTACGGTGCGTTCTTGAACCAGACCTCCAAGATCTGGGACAATGTCGCGCCGCAGATCATCGTGGAGGAGGCGGGGGCCGTTGGACGGCGTTCGACGGGACGCCGATCGACTATTCCAGCGCCGTGA
- a CDS encoding inositol monophosphatase family protein, giving the protein MYRQFIEQVLDVASAVARDKFGKVSTRYKESDPHQVLTEADTAIGKLLLRYTWVIDPIDGTSNFAAGLPHYGIMVLEDATPIAGGIALPAFGEIYSAQKGEGATCNGAPIHVAGNGGVAGRMLCYGIDADPAHPEVARAS; this is encoded by the coding sequence ATGTACAGACAATTCATCGAGCAGGTGCTCGACGTGGCGTCAGCCGTCGCTCGCGACAAATTCGGCAAAGTGAGCACGCGATACAAGGAGAGCGACCCGCATCAGGTCCTCACCGAAGCGGACACCGCGATAGGGAAGCTGCTGCTGCGCTATACGTGGGTCATCGACCCGATCGACGGCACGAGCAATTTCGCGGCCGGACTGCCGCACTACGGGATCATGGTGCTGGAGGACGCGACGCCCATCGCCGGTGGCATCGCGTTGCCCGCCTTTGGCGAGATCTACAGCGCTCAGAAGGGCGAGGGAGCGACCTGCAACGGGGCGCCCATCCACGTCGCCGGCAACGGTGGCGTCGCCGGTCGAATGCTCTGTTACGGCATTGACGCGGATCCGGCGCACCCCGAGGTCGCGCGGGCATCGTGA
- a CDS encoding HAD-IIB family hydrolase, which yields MPAVDFVGVPINRQFSLLAFDLDDTLAVSKSQIDDRMAELLARLLDVVDVCVISGGQFSQFQNQVLRHLPVGDRHRARLHLMPTCGTRYYRWEKDEWRLVYAEDFSDAEKAEIIQVLTQSAKELDLWADDPWGEIIEDRGSQITFSALGQQAPPSSKYAWDPDGSKRRRLCAHVAERLPGLEVRSGGSTSVDITRKGVDKAYGIGRLLEATGLGIDDVLFVGDRLDEGGNDYPVKAMGVECVAVEGWEQTAEFVESFLGIEAR from the coding sequence GTGCCCGCGGTCGATTTCGTAGGAGTTCCGATTAACCGCCAATTCTCCCTACTCGCTTTCGATCTGGATGACACCTTGGCGGTGTCCAAGTCCCAGATTGATGATCGAATGGCGGAGCTCCTGGCCCGTCTGCTCGATGTGGTGGATGTCTGCGTTATCTCCGGCGGCCAGTTCAGCCAGTTTCAGAACCAGGTGCTGAGGCATCTGCCGGTCGGCGACCGGCATCGCGCCAGGCTGCATCTCATGCCGACGTGCGGGACGCGCTACTACCGTTGGGAGAAGGACGAGTGGCGCCTCGTCTATGCCGAAGACTTCAGTGACGCCGAGAAGGCTGAGATCATCCAGGTGCTCACACAGAGCGCCAAGGAGCTCGATCTGTGGGCTGATGATCCCTGGGGGGAGATCATCGAGGACCGAGGCAGTCAGATCACCTTCTCTGCCCTGGGCCAGCAGGCCCCGCCCAGCTCGAAATATGCCTGGGATCCCGACGGCTCCAAGCGGCGCAGATTGTGCGCGCATGTCGCGGAACGCCTGCCTGGTCTCGAGGTTCGCAGTGGTGGCTCGACGTCGGTCGACATCACGCGAAAGGGTGTCGACAAGGCGTATGGCATCGGCCGTTTGCTCGAGGCTACTGGCCTCGGAATTGATGACGTGCTGTTTGTCGGTGATCGTCTCGACGAGGGCGGCAATGACTATCCCGTCAAGGCGATGGGCGTGGAGTGCGTCGCGGTAGAGGGCTGGGAGCAGACGGCGGAATTCGTCGAGAGCTTCCTCGGCATCGAGGCTCGATGA
- a CDS encoding DUF3499 domain-containing protein codes for MSPVRRCSRTACSQPAVFTLTYVYADSTAVLGPLATYAEPHCYDLCAEHAERLTAPRGWEVVRLPTDGASPSSDDLEALANAVREAARPARAGAEPVGDAVEVGRRGHLRILRSANPNRDR; via the coding sequence GTGAGCCCCGTCCGCCGCTGTTCCCGCACCGCTTGCAGCCAGCCTGCCGTCTTCACGCTCACGTACGTATACGCCGACTCGACCGCGGTTCTCGGCCCCCTGGCGACGTACGCGGAGCCACACTGTTACGACCTGTGCGCCGAACACGCCGAGCGGCTGACCGCTCCCCGCGGTTGGGAGGTGGTGCGGCTGCCGACGGACGGCGCCTCGCCCAGCTCCGACGATCTCGAGGCGCTGGCCAACGCGGTCAGGGAGGCCGCCAGGCCGGCACGGGCTGGTGCTGAGCCCGTCGGCGACGCCGTCGAGGTCGGACGACGCGGCCATCTTCGGATCCTGCGCTCGGCCAATCCGAACCGGGATCGATGA
- a CDS encoding metallopeptidase family protein produces the protein MTPKRGPRRRDRHGRGLRGPLAPSHVPMAKSRSERFDDLVLDAVDRLRPRWERQLSAVEFAVEEVPPLSELDDGPRLTSDPIPFGRADAATGQSPASVVVYRRPLEARARDRDMLGAMVHDTVVEQVAVLLGLSPETVDPGYDDRR, from the coding sequence GTGACTCCGAAGCGCGGTCCCAGACGGCGCGATCGCCACGGTCGCGGCCTCCGCGGCCCGCTCGCCCCCTCCCACGTTCCCATGGCCAAGTCCCGCAGCGAACGCTTCGACGACCTCGTCCTCGACGCCGTCGACCGCCTCCGCCCCCGCTGGGAGCGGCAACTGTCGGCCGTGGAGTTCGCCGTGGAGGAAGTGCCGCCGCTGAGCGAGCTGGACGACGGACCGCGCCTGACCTCGGACCCGATCCCGTTCGGCCGCGCCGACGCGGCCACCGGCCAGAGCCCGGCATCGGTGGTGGTCTACAGGCGACCTTTGGAGGCCCGGGCAAGGGACCGCGACATGCTGGGCGCCATGGTCCACGACACGGTGGTGGAACAAGTGGCCGTCCTGCTCGGCCTCTCCCCCGAAACCGTCGACCCCGGATATGACGACCGCCGCTGA
- a CDS encoding VOC family protein, with protein MGERVSTAITGIRTVAIPVTDQDRAVEFYVSTLGLDKLLDAPIEQLRGRWIEVAPSGSTTSIALVPASPEAPTGVETGIRLTTADAASLHHELVKRGVDVDELLLWEGVPPMFTFRDPDGNGLVIVE; from the coding sequence ATGGGCGAGCGAGTCAGCACCGCGATCACCGGCATCAGGACTGTAGCCATCCCCGTCACCGACCAGGACCGCGCCGTCGAGTTCTACGTGAGCACCCTGGGTCTGGACAAGCTCCTGGACGCCCCGATCGAGCAGCTTCGCGGGCGGTGGATCGAGGTGGCGCCTTCAGGATCGACGACCTCGATAGCGCTCGTTCCCGCGTCCCCAGAGGCCCCGACCGGCGTCGAGACCGGCATCCGCCTCACGACCGCGGACGCCGCATCCCTGCACCATGAGCTTGTGAAGCGCGGGGTCGACGTGGACGAGTTGCTGCTCTGGGAAGGCGTCCCGCCGATGTTCACCTTCCGCGACCCGGACGGCAACGGTCTCGTGATCGTCGAATAG
- a CDS encoding ABC transporter ATP-binding protein, giving the protein MIRVDGLTKVFRRPRTFSGPFGAFRTLVTRQYEETTAVDDVSFEIEEGEVVGYLGPNGAGKSTTIKILTGILTPTKGTVEVNGLVPWRDRSANARHVGVVFGQRSQLWWDLPLIESLRLVGSLYDVPAPRFETSLKKLRDLLGLDDFLDTPVRQLSLGQRMRGDLAAAVLYEPPLLYLDEPTVGLDVLAKEAVRDFIVETNRVGRTTVILTTHDLADVEALCKRIILIDHGRVLFDGTIDALVNQPRRLVVLLESEPEQVRGVSRDADGRYVFDIHDDLPGLIASIAAEQTIRDMSIEEPDLESVIKGIYTR; this is encoded by the coding sequence ATGATCCGGGTCGATGGGTTAACCAAGGTCTTCCGCCGGCCACGCACCTTCTCCGGACCCTTCGGAGCTTTTCGCACGCTCGTCACCCGCCAATACGAGGAGACCACAGCCGTCGACGATGTCAGCTTCGAGATCGAAGAGGGCGAGGTCGTCGGTTACCTGGGGCCCAACGGCGCCGGCAAGTCCACCACCATCAAGATCCTCACCGGGATCCTCACGCCGACGAAGGGCACCGTGGAGGTCAACGGCCTGGTGCCGTGGCGTGACCGCTCGGCCAACGCGCGCCACGTCGGCGTCGTCTTCGGCCAGCGCAGTCAACTGTGGTGGGACCTGCCGCTGATCGAGTCGTTACGCCTGGTGGGCTCGCTCTATGACGTTCCCGCTCCGCGCTTCGAGACGTCGCTGAAGAAGCTGCGCGACCTGCTGGGGCTGGACGACTTCCTCGACACTCCGGTCCGCCAGCTCAGCCTCGGCCAGCGGATGCGCGGCGACCTGGCGGCGGCCGTGCTGTATGAACCTCCGCTCCTCTATCTCGACGAACCGACCGTCGGGCTGGACGTGCTGGCCAAGGAGGCGGTCCGCGACTTCATCGTCGAGACCAACCGCGTCGGGCGGACCACCGTCATCCTGACCACGCATGATCTGGCCGACGTCGAGGCGCTGTGCAAGCGGATCATCCTCATCGACCACGGCCGGGTGCTCTTCGACGGCACCATCGACGCGCTGGTGAACCAGCCCAGGCGGCTGGTGGTCCTGCTGGAGTCCGAGCCGGAGCAGGTGCGCGGCGTGTCCCGGGACGCCGACGGCCGCTACGTCTTCGACATCCACGACGACCTGCCAGGCCTGATCGCCTCGATCGCCGCCGAGCAGACCATCCGCGACATGTCGATCGAGGAGCCTGACCTGGAGAGCGTGATCAAGGGGATCTACACCCGATGA
- a CDS encoding ABC transporter permease — protein MTRIGFRLALAYRSNIIMTCVALVAQVFLLRMIWTSVYGSRPAAAGLTLEALLAYLTLANLQAFATHTVVSSTIHHRIRTGMVFFDLARPIGYLRQMAAFQIGNTLGGLLMLAPVIPVVLLVGSITVPVNGPGYVITLVLGYVIAVQLALLISLIGFWTMEIGAISLLYRLVSQFFAGTMVPLAFFPGVLGEVAEILPFKYMGYVPAAVYVGHISDIAGPVVVELAWITGLGAVLVLTWSRAHRRVVIQGG, from the coding sequence ATGACCCGCATCGGCTTCCGCCTGGCCCTGGCCTACCGCAGCAACATCATCATGACCTGTGTGGCACTCGTCGCCCAGGTGTTCCTGTTGCGCATGATCTGGACGTCGGTGTACGGCTCGCGCCCCGCGGCCGCCGGCCTCACGCTGGAGGCGCTGCTGGCTTACCTGACCTTGGCCAACTTGCAGGCCTTCGCCACCCACACCGTCGTCTCCAGCACCATCCACCACCGCATCCGTACCGGCATGGTCTTCTTCGACCTGGCCCGGCCGATCGGCTACCTGCGGCAGATGGCCGCCTTCCAGATCGGGAACACCCTGGGCGGGCTGCTGATGCTCGCGCCGGTCATCCCGGTGGTCCTGCTGGTCGGCTCGATCACCGTGCCGGTCAACGGTCCCGGCTATGTGATCACGCTCGTGCTCGGGTACGTGATCGCCGTGCAGCTGGCGCTGCTGATCAGTCTGATCGGCTTCTGGACCATGGAGATCGGCGCCATCTCGCTGCTCTACCGGCTCGTCAGCCAGTTCTTCGCCGGGACGATGGTGCCGCTCGCCTTCTTCCCCGGCGTCCTCGGCGAGGTGGCCGAGATCCTGCCTTTCAAGTACATGGGGTACGTGCCCGCGGCGGTCTACGTCGGGCACATTTCCGATATCGCAGGTCCTGTTGTGGTTGAGCTCGCCTGGATCACAGGGCTGGGGGCCGTACTCGTCCTGACCTGGTCCCGCGCCCATCGAAGGGTGGTGATCCAGGGTGGCTGA
- a CDS encoding ABC transporter permease, with protein MAEVLRALRLYVLLQRASARGAMQYRLNTVIGIISGAIWQGTGFAFIWVVMHTFPSLAGWGLAEIAFLYGLRLTAHALAMIPLISVNDIHSVVRNGEFDRFLLRPLNPLVQLMGNRMGISQIGDLLVGVTLLAVAAQNAHVQWNAWLIAFCFVAIVGGALIEAAFFVALCSLSLRMIDTFALRVFVDDIFSKFGSYPMKIFGSTVEWLLTFVLPVAFVAYVPSGVVLGKLDNPWALAAPLLGVLLVALAYLIWRRQLDHYQSVGH; from the coding sequence GTGGCTGAGGTCCTCCGCGCCCTACGCCTGTACGTGCTCCTCCAGCGCGCCTCGGCCCGCGGCGCCATGCAATATCGCCTCAACACCGTGATCGGCATCATCAGCGGCGCCATCTGGCAGGGCACCGGGTTCGCCTTCATCTGGGTGGTGATGCACACCTTCCCGTCGCTGGCGGGCTGGGGACTTGCGGAGATCGCCTTCCTGTACGGCCTGCGCCTGACCGCCCACGCCCTGGCGATGATCCCCCTGATCAGCGTGAACGACATCCACTCGGTGGTACGCAACGGTGAGTTCGACCGCTTCCTCCTCCGACCGCTCAATCCCCTCGTCCAGCTCATGGGCAACCGAATGGGCATCAGCCAGATCGGCGACCTGCTCGTGGGCGTCACGCTCCTCGCCGTCGCCGCCCAGAACGCACATGTCCAGTGGAACGCCTGGCTGATCGCCTTCTGCTTCGTGGCGATCGTCGGCGGCGCCCTCATCGAGGCCGCTTTCTTCGTCGCCCTCTGCTCGCTGTCGCTGCGCATGATCGACACATTCGCCCTGCGTGTCTTCGTCGACGACATCTTCAGCAAGTTCGGCTCGTACCCGATGAAGATCTTCGGTAGCACGGTCGAGTGGCTGCTCACCTTCGTGTTGCCGGTCGCCTTCGTGGCGTACGTACCCTCGGGCGTCGTGCTGGGCAAGCTCGACAATCCCTGGGCCCTGGCGGCCCCTCTGCTGGGTGTGCTCCTGGTCGCGCTGGCCTACCTCATCTGGCGGCGTCAGCTCGACCACTATCAGAGCGTCGGCCACTGA